In Gemmata obscuriglobus, a single genomic region encodes these proteins:
- a CDS encoding IS3 family transposase (programmed frameshift), whose protein sequence is MAGKRKVHTAEFKLSAVKMITEQKLSVAEVARRLGISENLLHTWKKAHAHKGADAFPGSGHQTPQEEEIRKLRAEVKRLEMERDIPKKSGGVLRQPVELIFAWIEGRKSEWPIVLMCRVLGVSRSGFYAWRSREPSAADTRREQLIDEVKAIHAEVKGRYGSPRIHAELVARGQECCVNFVAELMREAGIAAKTKRKFRQTTDSNHAMPVAENVPARAFDPDQPNAVWVADITYIPTREGWLYLAAVEDLFSRRIVGWSMDQTMTSRLVVDALEMALHRRPTLLGSSRLTHSDRGSQYASEHYQRRLREERITCSMSGVGQCWDNAPMESFFASLKKELVHHEDYATRDQAKASIFEYIETFYNRVRRHSALGDVAPDEYERTYNRTHR, encoded by the exons ATGGCTGGCAAGCGCAAGGTCCACACGGCGGAGTTCAAGCTCTCGGCGGTGAAGATGATCACCGAGCAGAAGCTGTCCGTTGCCGAGGTCGCACGGCGGCTCGGGATCAGTGAGAACCTGTTGCACACGTGGAAGAAGGCGCATGCCCACAAGGGCGCGGACGCGTTCCCCGGTTCGGGGCACCAGACGCCTCAAGAGGAAGAGATCCGCAAGCTCCGAGCCGAGGTCAAGCGGCTGGAGATGGAGCGCGACATCC CTAAAAAAAGCGGCGGCGTTCTTCGCCAACCAGTCGAACTGATCTTCGCCTGGATCGAGGGACGCAAGAGCGAATGGCCGATTGTGCTCATGTGCCGGGTGTTGGGCGTGTCGCGGTCCGGGTTCTACGCGTGGCGCTCGCGCGAGCCGAGTGCCGCCGACACGCGGCGCGAGCAACTGATCGACGAGGTGAAGGCGATCCACGCCGAGGTGAAGGGCCGTTACGGGAGCCCGCGCATCCACGCCGAGTTGGTTGCACGGGGCCAGGAGTGCTGCGTGAACTTCGTGGCCGAGCTCATGCGGGAGGCCGGAATCGCCGCGAAAACCAAGCGGAAGTTCCGACAGACGACGGACTCGAACCACGCGATGCCGGTGGCCGAGAACGTGCCGGCTCGGGCGTTCGACCCGGACCAGCCGAATGCCGTGTGGGTCGCGGACATCACCTACATCCCGACCCGCGAGGGGTGGCTGTACCTGGCGGCCGTCGAGGATCTGTTCAGCCGGAGGATCGTGGGTTGGTCGATGGATCAGACGATGACCAGCCGGCTGGTGGTAGACGCGCTGGAGATGGCGCTTCACCGCCGCCCCACTCTCCTGGGGTCTTCTCGGCTCACGCATTCGGATCGCGGGAGCCAGTACGCGAGCGAGCATTACCAGCGCCGGCTCCGAGAGGAGCGGATCACATGCAGTATGAGTGGGGTCGGGCAGTGCTGGGACAACGCGCCGATGGAATCGTTCTTCGCCAGCCTGAAGAAGGAGCTCGTTCACCACGAGGACTACGCCACGCGGGACCAGGCCAAGGCGAGCATCTTCGAGTACATCGAGACGTTCTACAACCGGGTTCGACGGCACTCCGCTCTGGGCGACGTTGCCCCAGACGAGTACGAACGAACGTATAACCGAACCCACCGCTAA